The Nycticebus coucang isolate mNycCou1 chromosome 15, mNycCou1.pri, whole genome shotgun sequence genome has a segment encoding these proteins:
- the CCDC70 gene encoding coiled-coil domain-containing protein 70: protein MLPFKVSRWMGLTCFQSLVLFSPSTRQKKLIHKLQEEKAFREEMRIFREKIEDFREEMWNFRGKMHAFRGQMLGFWEEERPFWEEEKAFWKEEKAFWEMEKYFREEEKTFWKKYRTFWKEDKAFWKEDNALWERDRSLLQEDKTLWEEEKALWVEERALLEEEKALWEDKKSLWEEENALWEEEKAFWVEGGGHVVGEPILEDGPYDVNDGQQSPGLSRGRA from the coding sequence ATGCTTCCCTTCAAGGTGAGCAGATGGATGGGGCTCACCTGCTTCCAGTCACTGGTGCTGTTCTCTCCCAGCACTCGCCAGAAGAAACTGATTCATAAGCTGCAGGAGGAAAAGGCTTTTCGGGAAGAGATGAGAATTTTCCGTGAGAAAATAGAAGACTTCAGGGAAGAGATGTGGAATTTCCGAGGCAAGATGCATGCTTTCCGGGGCCAGATGTTGGGTTTTTGGGAAGAGGAGAGACCTTtctgggaagaagagaaagccttctggaaagaggaaaaggccttctgggaaatggaaaaatatttccgGGAAGAAGAGAAAACTTTTTGGAAAAAGTACCGTACGTTCTGGAAGGAGGATAAGGCCTTCTGGAAAGAGGACAATGCCTTGTGGGAACGAGACCGGAGCCTTCTTCAGGAGGACAAGACCCTATGGGAGGAAGAAAAGGCTCTGTGGGTAGAGGAAAGAGCCCtgctggaggaggagaaggctCTGTGGGAGGATAAAAAGTCCCTCTGGGAAGAAGAGAACGCCctctgggaggaagagaaagCCTTCTGGGTGGAAGGTGGTGGCCACGTCGTGGGGGAACCAATACTCGAGGACGGGCCCTATGACGTCAATGACGGGCAGCAGTCACCAGGCCTCTCCAGGGGCAGGGCGTAG